In a single window of the Diospyros lotus cultivar Yz01 chromosome 10, ASM1463336v1, whole genome shotgun sequence genome:
- the LOC127811112 gene encoding uncharacterized protein LOC127811112, with the protein MSRVLRTRNTIQENEEVRVTPITWEQFKIAFNDKYFPEYWREVKKQEFLKLNQSEDMFVVQYEAKFSKLIKYVPMYTTDEFEKAQKFFQGLRKEVKQVLYAWNIRTFDDAVEKAITVERNMMAQGELKLRSDVKKEVESKDKSTNPPVAQFKKPEGAKFKRERYCKKCQRRHANNKCGTKSKGAGCFMCGEVGHLARDCPSRKTLKIEEGAKREVTCYACKQRGHYSWNCPQRDKSDPRKKPEGKPGPQSARVFQLTKAEADADPIVVEGTLFIHTTPVHALVDPGATHSFIANESARSLGLAPSIIGHGVRIQSPIGETMETNLMIRDCDVDIEDEKFKIDLILMEMHDFDVIL; encoded by the coding sequence ATGTCAAGAGTCTTAAGGACTCGAAATACCATCCAAGAAAATGAGGAGGTGCGGGTGACACCTATTACCTGGGAGCAGTTCAAAATTGCATTCAATGATAAGTACTTTCCTGAGTACTGGAGAGAGGTGAAGAAACAAGAGTTTTTGAAGCTGAACCAATCAGAGGATATGTTTGTGGTGCAGTACGAGGCCAAGTTTTCCAAGCTGATAAAGTATGTACCTATGTACACTACGGATGAATTTGAGAAGGCCCAGAAGTTCTTTCAAGGACTTAGAAAGGAAGTGAAGCAAGTACTGTACGCGTGGAACATTCGTACTTTTGATGATGCAGTTGAGAAGGCTATTACTGTTGAGCGAAACATGATGGCTCAGGGAGAGCTGAAACTCCGAAGTGATGTGAAAAAGGAGGTGGAGAGCAAAGACAAATCAACAAACCCTCCAGTAGCACAATTCAAGAAGCCTGAAGGAGCTAAATTTAAGAGGGAAAGATATTGCAAGAAGTGCCAAAGGAGGCATGCTAACAACAAGTGTGGGACCAAAAGCAAAGGAGCAGGTTGCTTTATGTGTGGAGAAGTTGGACATTTAGCGAGAGACTGCCCTTCGAGGAAAACATTGAAGATCGAGGAAGGGGCCAAAAGGGAAGTAACGTGCTATGCTTGCAAGCAACGGGGACATTATTCATGGAACTGCCCCCAACGAGACAAGTCTGACCCAAGGAAGAAGCCAGAGGGAAAACCAGGCCCACAATCAGCACGAGTATTTCAACTAACAAAGGCGGAGGCTGATGCTGACCCGATCGTTGTGGAAGGTACGCTCTTCATCCACACTACTCCTGTACATGCATTGGTAGACCCTGGTGCCACTCATTCATTCATAGCAAATGAGTCTGCTAGGAGTTTGGGTCTTGCACCCTCGATAATAGGGCATGGAGTTAGAATTCAATCTCCAATTGGGGAGACTATGGAGACTAATTTAATGATCCGAGATTGTGATGTGGATATTGAGGACGAGAAATTTAAGATAGATCTTATACTGATGGAGATGCATGACTTCGATGTCATCCTATGA